From the genome of Wolbachia endosymbiont (group B) of Parapoynx stratiotata, one region includes:
- a CDS encoding pyridoxal phosphate-dependent aminotransferase: MSDLAKRMSLIKPSPTIAVTDKANRLKSEGKKICVLAAGEPDFDTPDHIKKAAIQSINEGKTKYTAVDGTHELKEAIINKLKRDNNLEYILNQICVGAGAKQVLFNLFMATIDPGDEAIIPAPYWVSYVDMVNLFDGLPVIVECKQNFKLTPELLESNITKKTKWLILNSPNNPAGIVYTRDELKSIAQVLLEYPHVNVVTDDIYEHIVYDEKFFTIAQVEPKLYDRVFVVNGVSKAYAMTGWRIGYIAGRSDIVKAISTLQSQSTSNPNSIAQAAAVEALNGDHSFLKERTKIFKDRRDFVVKKLNSASGLSVSIPQGAFYLFVSCEGLLGKSTKSGKVINSDLDFAEYLLEDHLVAVVPGIAFGLKNFIRISYATSQEQLEIGCDSITKACEMLS; encoded by the coding sequence ATGTCAGACCTTGCAAAGAGGATGTCTCTGATAAAACCGTCGCCTACAATTGCTGTGACCGATAAGGCAAACAGATTAAAAAGCGAAGGAAAGAAAATTTGCGTTTTAGCTGCCGGAGAGCCGGATTTTGACACTCCAGATCATATAAAAAAGGCAGCTATTCAATCGATAAATGAAGGCAAAACTAAATATACTGCTGTTGATGGAACGCATGAGCTTAAAGAGGCGATAATCAATAAGTTAAAAAGGGATAACAATCTAGAATATATACTGAACCAAATTTGTGTCGGCGCAGGCGCTAAGCAGGTGTTATTCAACTTATTTATGGCAACAATTGACCCTGGAGATGAGGCTATAATACCAGCTCCTTATTGGGTTTCGTATGTTGATATGGTAAATCTTTTTGACGGACTGCCAGTTATTGTAGAGTGCAAACAAAACTTTAAGCTTACACCGGAGTTACTGGAAAGCAATATAACTAAGAAAACTAAGTGGTTAATTCTTAATTCACCAAACAATCCAGCAGGAATTGTCTATACACGTGACGAATTGAAAAGCATAGCGCAAGTATTGCTTGAATATCCACATGTGAATGTTGTTACAGATGATATTTATGAGCACATAGTGTACGACGAAAAGTTTTTTACCATTGCTCAGGTTGAGCCAAAGCTTTACGATAGGGTTTTTGTGGTCAATGGAGTATCAAAAGCCTATGCAATGACTGGCTGGAGAATAGGTTATATTGCAGGTAGGAGTGATATAGTAAAAGCTATTTCTACACTGCAGTCTCAAAGTACTTCTAACCCAAATTCAATAGCACAAGCAGCAGCAGTTGAAGCGTTAAACGGTGATCATAGTTTTTTGAAAGAAAGAACAAAAATCTTTAAGGATCGTAGAGATTTTGTAGTAAAAAAGCTAAATTCTGCTTCAGGATTGTCAGTATCTATTCCGCAGGGTGCATTCTATTTGTTTGTCTCATGTGAAGGTTTATTGGGTAAGAGTACGAAAAGTGGTAAAGTAATAAATAGTGATCTTGATTTTGCCGAATATTTATTAGAAGATCATTTAGTTGCTGTTGTTCCAGGAATTGCATTTGGTCTGAAAAATTTTATCAGAATTTCTTATGCAACCTCTCAGGAACAATTAGAAATTGGATGTGATAGTATTACTAAAGCATGCGAAATGCTAAGTTAA
- a CDS encoding DMT family transporter: protein MAWVYLLLAGLVEIIWTTALKYSNGFTRVIPVVIILVSGSVSLYWLSLAMKSIPLGTSYAVWTGIGSIGAAIIGIMFFNDPVNFGRLFSLALVVLGIIGLKVFSN, encoded by the coding sequence ATGGCTTGGGTGTATTTGCTATTAGCTGGTTTGGTTGAAATAATATGGACCACAGCACTGAAATATAGCAATGGCTTTACTCGTGTTATACCTGTAGTAATTATTTTAGTTAGCGGTTCTGTGAGTCTTTACTGGCTATCGTTAGCAATGAAGTCTATTCCTCTTGGAACATCTTATGCAGTTTGGACTGGTATAGGCTCTATAGGTGCAGCGATAATAGGAATAATGTTTTTTAATGACCCAGTAAATTTTGGGCGTTTATTTTCCCTTGCTTTGGTAGTGCTGGGTATCATAGGATTAAAAGTATTTTCCAATTAG
- a CDS encoding MFS transporter has protein sequence MQRNFFIWLLASLFYAYQYILRVIPNIIAPELITKFNISITDVGQFGGLYYIGYTLAHIPVGLALDRFGPKFVLPACIVLTFAGTLPLICFDEWYYSILGRMIVGVGSSASAIGLFKVASMYFSQEKSARMASLSIIIGLLGAIYGGLPLDFLLNKFGWNYVIYTFSAFGCLLALLLLLIMPNSNIEESRNDNILQDLKTVLFNKHIILISFFGGLMVGPLEGFADGWAKAFLCEAYQMTGDLASSLSSLMFIGMGAGSFFLAYLLEKYPDKHYEVIIACSFAMIPSFLLLFTQVGGLYIALPTLLVIGFASGYQVITIYKAISYVNNNLVGLATAVSNMIVMVFGYFFHTGIAKIIDLCWNGTVIQGNPLYGTDLLVKAISIIPVCLLLAVFGFMWLRKRSYDNCFRKDL, from the coding sequence TTGCAGAGAAACTTTTTCATATGGTTGCTAGCATCACTATTTTATGCATACCAGTATATATTACGTGTAATTCCAAATATAATCGCGCCTGAATTAATAACGAAATTTAACATAAGTATTACAGATGTTGGTCAATTTGGTGGGCTATATTATATAGGCTATACGCTTGCTCACATACCTGTTGGTCTTGCCCTTGATAGATTTGGGCCAAAGTTTGTTTTGCCTGCATGTATTGTCTTAACGTTTGCTGGGACATTACCACTAATATGCTTTGATGAGTGGTATTACTCAATACTTGGTAGAATGATTGTTGGAGTTGGGTCATCTGCTTCGGCAATTGGGCTCTTTAAAGTTGCAAGTATGTATTTCTCACAAGAAAAATCAGCAAGGATGGCTAGTTTATCTATAATAATAGGGTTACTGGGAGCTATTTATGGTGGATTACCTCTAGACTTTTTGCTCAATAAATTTGGTTGGAATTATGTTATATACACTTTCTCAGCATTTGGTTGTTTACTTGCTCTGCTATTGCTTTTAATAATGCCAAACAGTAACATAGAGGAGAGTAGAAATGACAACATACTTCAAGATTTAAAAACTGTACTTTTCAATAAACATATCATTCTAATCAGCTTTTTTGGGGGCTTGATGGTTGGGCCACTAGAAGGTTTTGCTGATGGTTGGGCAAAAGCGTTCTTATGTGAAGCATATCAAATGACCGGAGATTTGGCATCTTCACTTTCCTCTCTCATGTTCATAGGCATGGGGGCTGGATCATTCTTTCTCGCTTATTTACTGGAGAAGTATCCAGACAAACATTACGAGGTGATTATTGCGTGTTCTTTTGCAATGATCCCTAGCTTTCTTTTGCTTTTTACACAAGTTGGCGGTTTATATATTGCATTACCTACACTTCTTGTTATCGGCTTTGCATCTGGGTATCAGGTAATTACTATTTACAAGGCAATAAGTTATGTAAACAATAACTTGGTAGGCTTGGCCACAGCTGTATCAAACATGATAGTTATGGTTTTTGGCTATTTTTTTCATACTGGAATTGCAAAAATAATAGACTTATGTTGGAATGGAACGGTAATACAAGGAAATCCTTTGTATGGTACTGATTTGCTGGTAAAAGCAATATCAATTATTCCTGTATGTCTGCTTTTGGCTGTTTTTGGATTTATGTGGTTAAGGAAAAGGTCTTATGACAATTGCTTCAGAAAGGATTTGTAA
- the glyA gene encoding serine hydroxymethyltransferase: protein MTIASERICNSENNLKSFDNEVYLSIEKELQRQRSQLQLIASENFASKAVMEVQGSFLTNKYAEGYPGKRYYCGCEYVDEVENLAIERLCKLFGVKFANVQPHSGSQANQAVFASLLAPGDTILGLSLNCGGHLTHGAAPNLSGKWFKSIQYTVNRDTYLLDMDEVERLALEHKPKLIIAGASAYPRKIDFERFREIANKVGAYLLADIAHYSGLIAAGCYPSPAKYAHIITSTTHKTLRGPRGGVVMTNDEALHKKIQSAVFPGLQGGPLMHVIAAKAVAFKEALTPEFKTYSKKVVENAKVLAQALQEHGLDIITGGTDSHIVLVDLRSRKLTGKDVVNSLERAGITCNKNSVPFDTEKPTITSGLRFGTAAETTRGLEKEDFREVANLINEVIQGLIDGNSPDIERAVKNKVESICSNFPIY from the coding sequence ATGACAATTGCTTCAGAAAGGATTTGTAACTCTGAAAATAATTTAAAGTCTTTTGATAATGAAGTTTATCTCTCTATAGAGAAGGAACTGCAGCGTCAAAGATCGCAGTTGCAATTGATTGCATCGGAGAATTTTGCAAGTAAAGCAGTGATGGAAGTACAGGGTTCTTTTCTGACTAATAAATATGCAGAAGGTTATCCTGGTAAAAGATATTACTGTGGCTGTGAGTATGTAGATGAAGTTGAAAATCTGGCTATAGAAAGGCTTTGTAAGCTATTTGGTGTTAAATTTGCAAATGTTCAACCTCATTCTGGTTCTCAGGCAAATCAAGCAGTGTTTGCTTCACTGCTTGCTCCGGGTGATACAATACTTGGATTGTCACTGAACTGCGGTGGACATTTAACTCATGGTGCAGCACCAAACCTTTCTGGTAAGTGGTTTAAGTCGATTCAGTATACAGTTAATAGAGATACTTACCTGCTTGATATGGATGAGGTGGAAAGGCTAGCGCTGGAGCATAAACCAAAATTAATTATTGCTGGTGCTTCTGCTTATCCAAGAAAAATAGATTTCGAGCGCTTTCGTGAAATTGCGAATAAAGTTGGTGCATATCTGCTTGCAGATATTGCTCACTATTCAGGGCTTATTGCTGCAGGTTGTTACCCATCACCTGCCAAATATGCGCATATTATAACTTCTACAACTCACAAGACTCTACGTGGTCCTCGTGGTGGAGTGGTAATGACAAATGATGAAGCATTACATAAAAAAATTCAGTCTGCAGTTTTTCCAGGATTGCAAGGTGGGCCACTTATGCATGTGATAGCTGCAAAAGCTGTTGCATTTAAGGAAGCATTAACGCCAGAGTTTAAAACTTATAGTAAAAAAGTTGTAGAAAATGCAAAAGTGTTAGCTCAAGCGCTGCAAGAACATGGACTTGACATTATAACTGGCGGCACTGACTCTCATATAGTGCTAGTTGATTTAAGATCACGGAAATTGACTGGAAAAGACGTTGTGAATAGCCTTGAAAGAGCTGGCATTACCTGTAATAAAAATTCTGTGCCATTTGACACAGAAAAACCGACCATTACCTCAGGGCTCCGTTTTGGTACTGCTGCTGAGACAACTCGAGGACTTGAGAAAGAAGATTTTAGAGAAGTAGCTAATCTAATAAATGAAGTAATTCAGGGGTTAATTGATGGAAATAGCCCTGATATTGAAAGAGCAGTAAAAAATAAAGTTGAAAGTATTTGTAGTAATTTTCCTATTTATTAA
- a CDS encoding phosphoglycerate kinase, whose protein sequence is MNVPSIESCDFHNKNVLLRVDFNVPIKNERICDTTRILRALPTIQYLVNAGAKVIIISHFGRPKAKDSNLSLKNVVETLSQLLSKEVKFIDDCIGERVQRAINAIDRGDIILLENLRFYKEEEQNDSSFAKQLASLADIYVNDAFSCSHRAHASISRITEFLPSYAGFCLQDELKYLEQAISFNAKPITAIVGGAKISTKIKMLIKLAEKVDYLILGGAIANNFLLFNKVNIGKSFFQNAVDDLLHDIVETANKNNCKIVVPEDVLVAVNSDYSTSILRKTESVLDDDIILDIGPQTLSTISGIIASSKTLLWNGPIGVFEHSAFANGTVEVMRVVSDLTHEGKLTSVIGGGDSLSAINTAGLADKDFTYISTGGGAFLSWLSGDEMPGLRSTLD, encoded by the coding sequence ATAAATGTACCTAGCATAGAGAGTTGTGATTTTCACAATAAAAATGTTCTACTCAGGGTCGACTTCAATGTTCCTATAAAAAATGAAAGAATTTGTGATACCACTCGTATTTTGAGAGCTCTACCTACCATTCAATATTTAGTAAATGCAGGTGCAAAAGTTATTATTATCTCACATTTTGGGCGTCCAAAAGCAAAAGACAGTAACCTATCGCTAAAAAACGTAGTCGAAACTTTATCGCAGCTGCTGAGTAAAGAAGTGAAATTTATTGATGATTGTATTGGTGAGAGAGTACAAAGAGCAATAAATGCGATAGATAGAGGAGATATAATATTACTAGAGAATCTTAGATTCTATAAAGAAGAAGAACAGAATGACTCAAGTTTTGCTAAACAATTAGCATCTCTAGCAGATATATATGTCAATGATGCGTTTTCTTGCTCTCACAGAGCTCATGCTTCTATTTCACGCATCACAGAATTTTTACCTTCCTACGCGGGATTCTGCTTGCAAGATGAGCTAAAGTATCTTGAGCAAGCCATATCGTTTAACGCTAAACCTATTACTGCGATAGTTGGTGGAGCTAAAATATCCACTAAAATAAAAATGCTTATAAAACTAGCAGAAAAGGTTGATTACCTTATTCTGGGTGGCGCAATTGCTAATAATTTTTTGTTATTTAATAAAGTTAATATAGGTAAGTCTTTTTTTCAAAATGCTGTTGATGATCTTCTGCACGATATTGTTGAGACAGCAAATAAAAACAACTGCAAAATAGTTGTGCCAGAAGACGTTTTGGTTGCAGTAAATTCTGATTATAGCACTAGTATTTTAAGAAAAACCGAATCCGTTTTGGATGATGATATAATTTTAGATATCGGACCTCAAACTTTAAGCACAATAAGCGGTATAATAGCAAGCAGTAAAACTCTGCTGTGGAACGGACCTATTGGTGTTTTTGAACATTCAGCTTTTGCAAATGGTACAGTAGAGGTGATGAGAGTAGTAAGTGATTTGACACACGAAGGAAAATTAACCAGTGTAATAGGAGGAGGAGATAGTCTATCTGCAATAAATACTGCAGGTCTTGCCGATAAAGATTTTACATATATTTCAACTGGTGGGGGAGCGTTTTTAAGTTGGCTAAGTGGTGATGAGATGCCAGGACTGCGATCAACATTAGATTAA
- a CDS encoding EndoU domain-containing protein — translation MSKIAKLILCLIIPVIGFVFYIKEHYLNDANSQIGFEPFFKTDSSDPDYIPPLPELTDFDRGVLRVCGDWGTHPDEEDFRILLDCPQHQEVVKRIYDKLDHQVATPNAGLGLFKDELTKIWFTNSGVEKETIGFGHIFCGEPDRLGLGGMHFVGRYVEAQENKWAGAIWGNKSLCNKLDIKPPVYTFGMKYLGKGGEVKVKCPNGYAHNLHADDILVSATKAFKELGEDGMCLYKMEDANYQSVFVRKNDAILTFYPDLTPKCNDKSTNCSCSKP, via the coding sequence ATGTCGAAAATAGCTAAGTTAATCTTGTGCTTAATAATACCAGTAATAGGATTTGTTTTTTACATTAAGGAGCATTATCTCAATGATGCAAATTCACAAATTGGCTTTGAGCCGTTTTTCAAAACAGATTCTTCAGATCCAGACTATATTCCACCACTTCCAGAGCTGACTGATTTTGATAGAGGAGTATTAAGGGTTTGTGGAGATTGGGGAACACACCCTGATGAAGAAGATTTTAGAATTTTGCTCGATTGTCCGCAGCATCAAGAAGTGGTGAAAAGGATATACGATAAGCTTGATCATCAAGTGGCTACACCAAATGCAGGCTTGGGGTTATTTAAAGATGAATTGACTAAGATTTGGTTTACAAATAGCGGAGTTGAGAAAGAAACTATAGGATTTGGACATATTTTTTGTGGTGAACCAGATAGATTGGGACTTGGTGGTATGCATTTTGTAGGTAGATATGTTGAAGCTCAAGAAAATAAGTGGGCGGGTGCAATTTGGGGTAATAAATCTCTGTGCAATAAATTAGATATTAAGCCACCTGTTTACACGTTTGGAATGAAATACTTAGGTAAGGGTGGAGAAGTAAAAGTTAAGTGCCCAAATGGGTATGCACATAACCTTCATGCTGATGATATTTTAGTTTCTGCAACTAAGGCGTTTAAGGAATTGGGAGAAGATGGAATGTGTCTGTATAAAATGGAAGATGCCAATTATCAATCAGTGTTTGTGAGAAAGAATGACGCTATACTTACGTTCTATCCTGACTTAACACCAAAATGTAATGATAAAAGTACTAATTGTAGCTGTAGCAAGCCTTGA
- a CDS encoding N-acetylmuramoyl-L-alanine amidase codes for MSVLFLLLLVAPLVYGQQSCLIDIENDFQDLKTSLKNPIFLDPASNSNYDDREGKKVLMVVVHHTESPTLKSTKCALNSSGISVQLIVDRDGSITLMVPLEKRAWHAGISYAKVQVDNVIEELRKLNDYSIGIEIVNTGLEPFPEEQMKSVKDLILYLMKRFKIRKDMIFSHAEIGTIVYNSAIEGYAMRKPDPHKLFDWELLERNGIGLHIGDRISSQDARQKVEEVLYKVGDKSESILKLKKRLNNFFYKILPWNDKEGNADNNADYSNEFDENFAWVINQFSMHHLPKEIRKDLPLKLEQEDILPEFLSEYGNCIFNRFTSFNNKIESSLQPPFLNEEDYKRLLSSLAEYENNISSSAFATLMYKIKLYYDSYLRYNIRSSLYIPFKLNSFEKLDVLKNEILSFKSISPEKAIEVSNLINWFRSKILPDFQNFEKQWFQEFKDTWKQKFIPNMEKQMSWTALHETVLEYLEEAKKEV; via the coding sequence TTGTCTGTTTTATTTCTGTTGCTGCTTGTAGCGCCTCTTGTATATGGACAGCAATCTTGCTTAATTGATATCGAGAACGATTTTCAAGATTTGAAAACATCATTAAAAAATCCAATATTTTTAGATCCTGCGTCAAATTCAAATTATGATGATAGGGAAGGCAAAAAAGTGTTGATGGTGGTGGTGCATCATACCGAATCACCAACATTAAAAAGCACAAAATGCGCATTAAATTCTTCAGGTATATCAGTACAGCTTATTGTTGATAGGGATGGTAGCATTACTCTGATGGTTCCACTCGAAAAACGAGCGTGGCATGCTGGTATAAGTTATGCGAAAGTTCAAGTAGATAATGTGATTGAAGAGCTACGAAAACTGAATGATTATTCTATAGGTATAGAGATTGTAAACACAGGGCTTGAGCCTTTTCCAGAAGAGCAAATGAAATCTGTCAAAGATCTGATTTTGTACCTCATGAAGCGCTTTAAGATTAGAAAAGATATGATATTTAGTCACGCTGAAATAGGTACTATAGTATATAACTCAGCAATTGAAGGCTACGCAATGCGTAAACCTGACCCACATAAGTTGTTTGATTGGGAGTTATTGGAGAGAAATGGCATTGGACTGCATATAGGTGATAGAATCAGTTCTCAAGACGCAAGACAAAAAGTAGAAGAGGTTTTATATAAGGTAGGCGATAAGAGTGAAAGTATTTTGAAATTAAAAAAAAGGTTGAACAATTTTTTTTATAAAATACTGCCTTGGAATGATAAAGAAGGTAACGCTGACAATAATGCTGATTACTCAAATGAGTTTGATGAGAATTTTGCGTGGGTTATTAATCAGTTTTCAATGCATCATTTGCCGAAAGAGATTAGAAAAGACTTGCCTCTAAAATTAGAACAGGAAGATATTTTGCCTGAATTTTTAAGCGAATATGGCAATTGTATTTTCAACAGATTCACATCTTTTAATAATAAAATTGAATCAAGTTTACAACCACCATTTTTGAATGAAGAGGATTACAAGCGTTTATTATCTTCTCTTGCAGAATATGAAAATAATATTTCTTCTAGTGCATTTGCTACGCTCATGTACAAGATTAAGCTATATTACGACTCTTATCTAAGGTATAATATAAGATCCTCGCTTTATATTCCATTTAAGCTTAATTCATTTGAGAAGCTAGATGTTTTAAAGAATGAAATATTGTCTTTTAAGTCTATAAGCCCTGAAAAGGCTATAGAAGTCTCGAATTTAATTAATTGGTTTAGGTCGAAAATTTTACCTGATTTCCAAAATTTTGAAAAACAATGGTTCCAAGAATTTAAGGACACTTGGAAACAAAAGTTTATACCGAATATGGAAAAGCAAATGTCTTGGACTGCGCTGCATGAAACTGTGTTGGAATATTTAGAAGAGGCAAAGAAAGAAGTCTAA
- the rpe gene encoding ribulose-phosphate 3-epimerase, whose product MGIKIAPSILSADFAKLGEEVKRISDLNVDYIHIDVMDGNFVPNITIGPNVISAIRKYSNLPFDVHLMIKSPGNHIESFINAGADIITIHAEAEIHLERLVRKIKSYKDINHTKKIIQVGVSIVPSTSPSVLEYIIHELDIVLIMTVNPGFGGQEFIHSQLSKISTVRKMIQDRNLKTQVSVDGGVNFSNAADIIKAGANILVAGSAIFKAEDMKKAINDLKNLSL is encoded by the coding sequence ATGGGTATTAAAATTGCACCTTCTATACTTTCAGCAGACTTTGCAAAATTAGGAGAGGAAGTAAAAAGAATTAGCGACTTGAATGTAGATTATATACACATAGACGTTATGGATGGAAATTTTGTTCCAAATATTACAATAGGTCCGAATGTTATCTCTGCGATACGTAAATATAGCAATCTTCCTTTTGATGTACACTTAATGATTAAATCTCCTGGTAACCATATTGAAAGTTTTATAAATGCTGGTGCTGATATTATCACTATACATGCAGAAGCAGAGATACATCTTGAGAGGCTAGTAAGAAAGATAAAATCATACAAAGACATAAATCATACAAAAAAAATAATACAAGTTGGAGTTTCAATTGTTCCTTCAACTTCTCCAAGCGTGCTTGAATATATAATACATGAGCTAGATATTGTACTAATTATGACAGTCAATCCTGGATTTGGAGGACAGGAGTTTATTCATTCGCAGTTGAGTAAGATATCTACCGTGAGGAAAATGATACAGGACCGTAATCTTAAAACACAAGTTTCAGTAGATGGTGGAGTTAACTTTTCTAACGCAGCTGATATAATAAAAGCAGGTGCAAATATATTAGTTGCTGGATCAGCAATATTTAAAGCTGAAGACATGAAAAAGGCTATAAACGATCTTAAAAATCTTTCGTTATAA
- the pnp gene encoding polyribonucleotide nucleotidyltransferase yields the protein MFEIIKKSIDWGGRTLSLETGKIARQADGSVVVNYGDTSILVTVVRKKKEESVDFLPLNVQFIAKSYAMGKIPGGFFKREGKPSDRETLISRVIDRSIRPLFPEGFHDEISVVCNLLTYDTVNSPEVPALIGTVAALAISGVPFHFTIAGVMVGCDENNNYILNPSVQEMKASNLDLFLSGDENSILMVESEVKELSEENVLSAIKFGHEHLQPVIKLIKEFADTVGNKPESFATVDISDITQELEKYRKDFEEAYSKTVKQERVQALEVVRNNILNTLKEAGKDEKLITYAVKSFERSLVREMIRRKSVRIDSRKYDEIRQIEIEADILPKTHGSALFTRGSTQALVVTALGTTQDEQIVDDIEGDRREHFMLHYNFPPFAVGEASAVRAPGRREIGHGKLAWKAIHPVLPDKSEFPYTIRVVSEIMESDGSSSMATVCGTSIALMDTGVPIKAPVAGIAMGLIKDKNEHIILSDILGDEDYLGDMDFKVAGTSEGITALQMDMKIPGISFEIVEKSLEQAKVGRLHILEKMNAVISEHRKDIKDHVPRVLSFYIDKDKISAAIGAKGKNIRSVCERSNAKIEIGDDGKVSVFAISSTEAEAAKDMMIDSITELEQGSIIDAKVVKIEKSIVELELLNGRKGKMHISEVANQHVESIEDILKQGDTFKALIIDFEKGGCPKLSRRRVDQETGEFFEGKLYNEERRDGLNNRDNYYNNSFNKKPGDNYHSNRPTRPRSGFSNRNRPKFGNNDSSSGFY from the coding sequence ATGTTTGAAATTATAAAAAAATCTATAGATTGGGGGGGGCGTACCTTATCTTTAGAAACTGGGAAAATAGCACGTCAAGCTGATGGTTCAGTAGTTGTAAATTATGGAGATACTTCTATCTTAGTCACTGTTGTACGAAAAAAGAAGGAAGAAAGTGTTGATTTTCTCCCTTTAAATGTGCAGTTTATTGCAAAAAGTTATGCCATGGGTAAGATTCCTGGTGGTTTTTTTAAAAGAGAAGGAAAACCATCTGATAGAGAAACTTTAATTTCAAGAGTAATAGATAGAAGTATAAGGCCGTTATTTCCTGAAGGTTTTCATGATGAAATTAGTGTAGTATGTAATCTGTTAACTTACGATACGGTCAATTCTCCTGAAGTACCAGCATTGATAGGTACCGTCGCAGCTCTTGCAATTTCTGGTGTTCCTTTCCACTTTACTATAGCTGGAGTCATGGTCGGTTGTGATGAAAATAACAATTATATACTCAATCCTTCCGTTCAAGAGATGAAAGCAAGCAACTTGGATCTGTTTTTGTCTGGTGATGAAAATTCGATCTTAATGGTCGAATCGGAAGTCAAAGAGCTCTCTGAAGAAAATGTTTTGAGTGCAATAAAATTCGGCCATGAACATCTTCAACCTGTTATTAAGCTTATAAAAGAATTTGCTGATACAGTAGGCAATAAACCTGAAAGCTTTGCTACTGTTGATATATCAGATATAACTCAAGAACTTGAAAAATATCGAAAAGACTTTGAAGAAGCATATTCAAAAACAGTAAAACAAGAGCGAGTTCAAGCTCTAGAAGTAGTCAGGAATAATATATTGAATACTCTTAAAGAGGCTGGAAAAGACGAAAAGTTAATTACTTATGCAGTAAAAAGCTTTGAAAGATCTTTAGTGCGTGAAATGATTAGAAGGAAAAGTGTGAGGATAGACAGCCGTAAGTATGATGAAATACGCCAGATAGAAATTGAGGCTGACATTCTACCCAAGACTCACGGTTCTGCGCTATTTACAAGGGGTAGCACTCAGGCACTAGTTGTTACTGCTCTTGGTACTACACAAGATGAGCAAATTGTGGATGACATTGAAGGGGATAGACGTGAACATTTTATGTTGCATTATAATTTTCCTCCATTTGCTGTTGGAGAGGCTTCTGCTGTACGCGCACCAGGAAGGAGAGAAATTGGTCATGGTAAACTTGCTTGGAAAGCAATTCATCCTGTTTTACCTGATAAATCTGAATTTCCTTATACAATAAGGGTAGTATCTGAGATTATGGAATCTGATGGTTCTTCTTCTATGGCAACAGTTTGTGGAACTTCCATTGCATTAATGGATACAGGTGTGCCAATAAAGGCTCCCGTTGCAGGAATTGCTATGGGTCTCATCAAAGACAAAAATGAGCATATAATACTTTCTGATATACTGGGCGATGAAGACTATCTTGGTGATATGGACTTCAAAGTAGCAGGAACTAGCGAAGGGATTACAGCACTGCAGATGGATATGAAAATTCCTGGTATAAGCTTTGAAATTGTTGAAAAATCTTTAGAACAAGCAAAAGTCGGAAGATTACATATCTTAGAAAAAATGAATGCAGTAATTTCAGAACATCGTAAGGATATAAAAGATCATGTACCAAGAGTGTTATCGTTTTATATAGATAAAGATAAAATTTCTGCAGCTATTGGTGCTAAAGGAAAAAATATACGCAGTGTATGTGAAAGAAGTAATGCAAAAATTGAAATAGGGGATGACGGTAAAGTTTCTGTTTTTGCCATTAGTAGTACTGAAGCTGAAGCTGCAAAGGATATGATGATTGATTCAATAACAGAACTAGAACAAGGTTCTATAATTGATGCTAAAGTTGTAAAGATAGAGAAGTCTATTGTAGAGCTAGAACTTCTTAATGGAAGAAAAGGAAAAATGCATATAAGCGAGGTAGCTAATCAACATGTAGAGTCCATTGAGGATATACTTAAACAGGGTGATACCTTCAAAGCTTTGATAATTGACTTTGAAAAAGGTGGATGTCCAAAATTATCAAGACGTCGTGTTGATCAAGAAACAGGTGAATTTTTTGAAGGTAAGCTTTACAATGAAGAAAGGAGAGATGGTTTAAATAATAGGGATAATTATTATAACAACTCGTTTAATAAAAAACCTGGAGATAATTATCATAGTAATAGACCTACTCGTCCTCGTTCTGGTTTTAGTAATAGAAACAGACCAAAATTTGGTAATAATGACTCATCATCAGGTTTCTATTGA
- the rpsO gene encoding 30S ribosomal protein S15: MSITSQKKKSLISTYAIKEDDTGSSFVQCAILTERISNLTEHFKAHKHDHNSKRGLLILIGRRRKHLNYIKRKFGNEAYQELIEKLGIRK, from the coding sequence ATGTCAATAACATCCCAAAAGAAAAAAAGTTTGATTAGTACATATGCAATTAAAGAAGATGATACAGGTTCATCTTTTGTACAGTGTGCAATTTTAACCGAGAGGATCAGTAATTTAACTGAGCATTTTAAAGCGCATAAGCATGACCATAATTCTAAGCGCGGTTTACTTATATTGATAGGTAGAAGGCGCAAGCACTTAAATTATATAAAACGTAAATTTGGTAATGAAGCCTATCAAGAGTTAATAGAGAAGTTAGGCATTAGAAAATAA